The Silene latifolia isolate original U9 population chromosome Y, ASM4854445v1, whole genome shotgun sequence sequence TTCCATTTGCTTTTCTTTCGCTCGTAGTTCACAAAGGCTTCGTGTTCTCTGGGGAACAATTATAAACACAACATTAACGGttaaaaaaacatgttttttcaatttttaatttaATTCACTAACAAGATTGATAAAAGTTACTTACTTTATATATTGATCCACCTCATTACTGTCTGTATTAAAAAGGGCATAACGATGTGCTTGTTCACAGACCTTTGGACTTAATGTAAACAACTTTCCAACTCTCTGCCTTTTCCCTCCCAAAGGATGACCAACATTAGAAAAGAAAGCATTGTCTAAATCTTTAGCATCATTAGCTGACAATTCATTACTGCCTTTTGTCCCCACTCCTTCATTCATGTATCGAGAGCAGTTTCATACATTCCTCAATTAAATACCCTTCTGCAATAGATCCTTCAGGACGACCTTTATTTCGTACATAAGATTTCAACTTGCATAAATATCTTTCAATGAAAAACATCCCTCTTCCATGCACAGGACCCCCAAGCCTAATTTCCTCCACTAAATGAATCGGCAGATGCACCATTATGTCAAAGAAGCTTGGCAGAAAAAATTTTTCAAGCTCACACAATATTTCAACAATTTCAGTTTGCAAGTAGTCAAGTTCTTTAGGTGTAAAAACCTTACTATACAATTTTCGAAAGAAATTGCCCAGTCTAATCAAAGGAATGGACACATGTTTTGGAAGGGTTCTCCGCACAAAGAACTTGTAATAAATAGTGCAGGATGATATGAGCATCATGGCTCTTATATCCGGACACTTTCTTTTGCACGCAGTTTACACACCGTGAAATATTAGATGCAAAACCATAAGGCAATTTTGCTGATTTCAATACACGACAGAAAATATCTTTTTCTTTTGGAGACATAGAGTAACAAGCTTTTTGGAAAATAACCTTCTTTTTATCATGTGAAAGTTGAGGATGCAAGTCTTCTTTAATTCCCATATCTAAAATGTCAAACCGAGCATTTGCATGATCTTTACTCTTTCCAACAATATCAAGTAAAGTTCCTAGCACATTGTCAAATACATTTTTTTCAATATGcattacatcaagattatgtcGACACACATTATGTCTCCAAAAGATGGCAAATCAAAAATATGGACTTTTTCTTCCAAGGGGAATCATTGTTTTttggtttcttttgtttttttccgAAAGAGTTCACAAAACCAGATACCTCGTCTAACACATCACACCCAGTTAAGGGTTTAGGTGGAAGTCTTAACTCAACCTTACCATTGAATAACCTCTTGTTTCGCCGCCATGAATGTTCAAGATCTAGAAATCTGCGGCCACCCATGTAACACATTTTTCTGCTATGTTTTAAATAACATGAATCAGTTTCATGATTACAACTAGGGCACGCAAACTTACCCTTTGTTTTCCATCCCGACAACATTGAATATCCGGGAAAATCACTTATTGTCCAAGCCAATGCAACATGCAATGTAAATGTTTCGTCCTTAGATTTATCATACGTTTGAACCCCTACAGTCCAAAGATCCTTTAGCTCCTCAACCAGGGGTTACAGGTATACGTCGATGTTATTACCGGGACCCTCAGGTCCTGGAATGAGTAATGATAACATAAAATACTCTGGTTTCATAAACATCCATGGTGGCAAATTATAATTGATTAACACAACAGGCCATGTACTGTGAGCAACACTCATTGTCCTAAATGGATTAAATCCGTCGGAAGCTAAACCTAACCTCACATTTCTAGGTTCACTAGCAAATGAGGGGTATAGAGAATCAAACTTTTGCCAAGCTAGCCCATCCGCGGGGTGTCGTAAATACCCATCTTTTGGACGTTCATCGGCATGCCAAGTCATAAATTCTGCAGTTTTTGAACACATATATACTCGTTGTAATCTAGGTTTTAGTGGAAAATACCACAAAACCTTTGCTGGAATTTTTCGAGTCTTTTTTTGAGATTGATTTTCTTCACATGGTTTCCACTTAGAGGTATGACATTCAAGACACTCATCAGCTTGCTCATtctctttccaaaatagcatacaatCATTAGGACATGCATATATTTTAATATAGTGAAGTCCTAAGTCCTTAACAATGTTTCTAGATTCAGTATAGTTAAGAGGAATCTTTGCCTCTGGAACCATTTCCTTCAAAAGTTCTAGAAGATCATTAAATGCGACATTGCTAATTCCATGAAGGGTCTTAAACAAAAGCAATCGTATCAAGAAAGAGAGTTTAGAAAATCTTTTACAGCCAGGGTATAACTCTTGTTTGCCATCCTCGACCAACTTATAAAACTTTATAGCTTCATCATTTAGACCATCTTCTACCCCAGTAGATCCCTCAAACCCATTTCTAAATGTGTCATTTAACAATTCATCAGTATTGTCCATAAAACTCACCCCTTCATCTAGTTTTTCAATGAAAGGTTGAGTTTGCAATGGTTCCTCACCATGGAAGATCCACTCATCATAATTTTCAACAAAACCAAATGCTTTTAGATGATCAAAGACCTCATCTCTCCGTAACCAGTAGCGATTTTTGCATCGCTTACATGGACATCTAATCTGACCTCCTACAACAACCTTAGAAAATGATGCGTTTAGAAACTCAATGACCCCATTTTCATACTCGGGCAATCGCCTAGGTAAATGCATCCAACTTCTATCTGTCCTCATCACTTTATGGCTGGAATAATATTTGAAACGGGAATAAATTATTTATAAATAATGATAAACTCAAGTAAAAACTACTCCTTTATGTGTATCTCAATTAAAAAATACTCCTTTACGATCAATTAGCCGAATTCAATTATTTGTTTCAATCAAGCTCATACTACAGGCACTTCATTCATTCTCATTTACAAAAGAATGAGATAATTCTGACAGGATTAAAATTCATTTGCATCAACCATTATACAAGTCATAATCACAACCTTTATGATCAATTAGTCGAATTCAATTATTTGTTTCAATCAAGCTCATACTACAAGCACTTCATTCATTCTGTTTACAGTGAACATAGGTAATTTTGACAGGATTAAAACTCATTTGCATCTACTATTATACAAGTCATAGTCAAAAAATTATTCATCCAAGGAATTTTGAAATCAAATATCAATTTGCATCAACCATTATACCGTCTTATACAATCAATTTCACCAAACAAGACAATCGCACACAATTAAAATTCATCCAGGATTAAAATTCATTTGCATCAACCATTATACCGTCTTATACAatcaatttcacaaaacaagacaATCGCACACAATTATTCATCCAAGGAATTTTGAAATCAAATATCAACTCATATAATTCAACAATTTATAAGAAACAATTAGgcttccaattaaatatcgtaattCAATGTGAATATCATATATCATACCAATCAACACAACTGAAAACCCAATTCGATCAAAGACAAATTATAAAGAACAGTtctgataaaaaaaattgaatattACTGAAATTACCTGAGATAAAGCCGATTAGAGACTATGAAGGAATCTCCACGAATTGAATTGAATCAGCGTGCTGTGTATAGAGGGTATATGTCTTTGATCGAATTAAACCTAGAATTTGAATCAGCGTGATgtgttttgatgagggtttaTGTGACGATTGGTTTAGAAGATGACagtgttatttttttatttttttcatttgaCCGCCAAAAATTTCCGCCAACATTTGAGGTAaatgcaacgcttttttgttttttctttttttcttttttttttttattgaagaAAATACTACAATTATGTAAAAGTGTTGCGGTAGACTATATTATGCAACGTTTCTTAAAAAAGTGTTGCAATCCTACCTATTTTGTCTAAGATGCAACAATTTACAAAAATGTTGCAAGTCAAGTGTTGCTATCGCTTCATTTTGTAGTAGTGTCAACAGGAATAAAGAACTTCACGATCTTAATAgttatgtcctctaagacacctaagggccgtGATAATGTACGGTCGGCCATTTGTACGGTTATATTAGTacaatgaaatttggtcaaaccaaacctcttagcgagagacaacggtaagacactcacactagctcccaGATCACATAATGcattatcaattaagtgggtcccGATATGGTATGGTATAGAGAAACTATCCAGGTCAGACAACTTAGGtggggtcttattttgaattagggcagtgcccatttcagtcaaagccaccgtctCATGGTCATTTATGTGCCTCCTACgtgttaaaatttctttcataaacttcatataggagggtacctgggttagtaACTCGGCAAAAGGTACATTAAAATGAAGACTTTTCAAAATTTCGGCAAACTTACCGAACTGTTGCTCAATCttcttgttctgcaatcgcctcggAAATGGGACCGTAATCGGGATAGCTAGCCCTTCATTCCTTTTTGCCAAAGAATTATCACACTCATTATCAgaattactcgattgagtatcagTTCCTCTCTATCGAGTAACTTTCTCAAcaactttgctcgatcgagcactttcattcACTCGATTGAGAACAGGATTttcagcagtgctcgatcgagcacattcaaCTCCTCGATCGAGGAATTTGTCAGCATtttccctcgatcgaccaccagaaatcagtcgatcgaggacttttcctGGATTCAGCAGTTTTTCGTCAAAATACGACTGTTCAGATACAGTAACTTCAGCTTCCGGTTCAGAAAGTTCAGAATTCTTTTCTGATATTTTGGGTCCTTCACAGGAAAGACCGCTCCTCCAGTTGATCAAGTTTACCATCTCATTATGTTTCTTGTCgggttgtgacggtaaatgacccggttgtctcgaagcttgattggtagctAGTTGAGCTATTTGGGATTCAAGTGACTTGATAGAGGCATCTTTCGCTTGGTCACTATTTTGCAATTGAATTATCAATGATTGCACCATCGACTTCAACTCGGCTATATCACTTAtgccactagaagaggcaccttgttgcggcggtgggaaagatggaggcttttgaaagccttgttgagctttgtgaGGTGGCACATAAGCTTGTTGTTGCTGTGGAGGTGTTGGATTTAACACATTTTGATtagtccatctcaagttaggatgaACTCCAGCTTGATTATTGGaataggagcctccttgcctatattgttgaaaggcatacACCTGCTCCTTTTTAGCTAAACAATCCACGATAGCATGACCATCATTactaccacatctctcacatgagacggtttcttgtctagacaacaagtgaaccgtctgttgattccCTACGGCTTGCAACTCGAActtatcaaatctagcattcatggcttccagctgagccacaagtgcactatcAACAGTAGAAACCATTCTAATACCACCTctaggattcccatattcagcataatgggtagccatctcctcaataattccccaacctttgtcatcatcaatgttcttttAAAACCGATCGTTAGCTGCAACATCCAAAATAGCACGATGGTCataatacaacccattatagaattggttgcacaaaaaccactggttGAAACCATGATGTGGGAGGGACCGGACAAGCTTTTTGAATCGACCCCACACCTCATACAAATTCTCGTCTGAAGTTTGTTTAAAACTCGTAATCTTCCCACTCAATGCATTTGCTCTTTGTGGAGGAAAGTGTCTTTTGTAGAAGGCGAGAGCCAAGGTCTCCCAATTGGTAATTCCTGCTGCAACTCTGTCCAAATCAGTTAGCCACTCTCGGGCTCTATCAGTCAGAAAGAAAGGAAAAAGGACTTCCTTTATCTTATCttgagtcactcccttagtaACGGGAATGGTAGGACAGTAATCAATAGAGACCTCCATATGCTATCTCGGGTCTTCGCCAGCTACTCCCCTGTATAGATTCCTCTCAACTAGATTAATGTAAGAGGGCCGAATGTCGAAGGTATTCCCATCTTCTAttgcaagattgaaacccttgggAATGGAAGCAGCTGTTGGCTCAGAATGACtcgcaatattaggcatcttcacagACTTGGTTGCGGTAATAGAAGTATCTTCCTCTAAAGATTGGTCTTCTTCAAATGTAAAGTGTTCATGATCGTGTTCAAGAGAGCTCAGGACTGCCTCTTGACGATTCTTTCTCAACAAATTTTGTCTACGGCAAAAAGTCCGCTCCGGTTCAGGATCAACtggtactaattctgacctgttagaccttggcataaacaaaactaagaaagaaaaataataagaactgtcttaaggaattaaaaatcccttgagactaagacaaactaaaataaacaaataaatagactaattgcctccccgacaacggcgccaaaatttgacacggctgtcgcaaccctatcaaaaataaaccaaccggctcaactaatatagtagaggtaagtcggatatcgtactccacagggaggctattgtatctacttgttatctaagTCTGTCACGGTAATAAATTGggtgtttttatttgttttctaaactactaaatgaGATTAAGGCAGAGAGGAAAGGAGCAATAAAAAATAGCAAATGGAATAAGTTGTGATCAAATTAAGAGaagaatgctaggatgtcggttcaccatgataattagccaatttagtcataaagagatcagtcggtctaatgtgagaagggtaaaaaaaggtcctctcggtccgctatctgccctaaaatactactaacttagctctctccctcattagtgtagtatactgttcataacaggtctattcattccaatctctcgatctaggtctgaatttaaccggattaactagtttagaagcgtgcactcaactaaacgattacaattaaattgttatAAAATAGTTGTCACATGTAAACCTCCTAATCTATTCACAATATTATTGTTTCTCTAGCATGGCTCCCCTAATACTAACataaaaggatttagctactaaTGGCGACGATAGAAATAACTATGATTAATGAAACTAAAGGGGACATGATATAAAGAGGATGATTAATAAGAAATAGCATAAACTAATAGTGATACTAATTAAAGCAGAATTTGAGAACAAGTAATTAAGGATGCAAAGaagaaaattaaattaaatcaagaAAGTAAAGAGGGATTACAAAGCAAGATCCGGAAATAATGAGCAAAGCAACGTTGAACCAAGGAAGGAAAGTGTCTGCTTAATGAATGCTTAAGAGTAATTAAAGGAAAAGTATCCGATTAGAAAGTGTAtcttaacctaatgacgtcttctcATTATATAGAGAAGATATTTATTAACCTAAAACAACTTAAGATAAAAATTAAGTTCTCGCGAAATAAAATCTCGCGTATTAATAAAAACCCTCACGATCGAGTAACTataatcttctcgatcgagtaaatccttggccaaacctctcgatcgagcagctaacatcttcgatcgagtaaacccagAATGCcatctttcgatcgagtacagcagggacttgACCGAACACTTTTCACTACCcatgtctactcgatcgaatagaaaggctaacaaaagccttcgatcgagtaaacgtcaCTGAACCAGCTTCCTTTCTTCGTTGGTTAGCTTCCGAAATCACTTTACGTTTCCCGAGGCATAGCAATTTCGattcaattcttccatctccataaatgcatgctaaggggaCTGAAAAAGGCTTGGTTCCtctactttcgggtccattcctacaattaaagccaaacaaaccaaagtagactattcggggcatttcgcaatataaaactacgagaatcgcatagaaataagTGCAATAAAGGctaaaaaagactatataaaatgcacgtatcaaatatccccaaaccgaacctttactcgtcctcgagtaaactatatgcaaactaatggaacggaaaagaaaactcagagctagctacaagttgtccacttaaaccggttTAATGCAAACAAAGCTGACACTTATAACTAAACtagtcaagtgcaaacgagttgtaagatgtttataaataagctgaactatcgaccttgcaggacctttaaaaatggactctcacgggttactcttctctcatgaagcaaagggtaagcatatcaatgtaagaagagaagaaaaatagtcgctcacctaaactacgacccacatagacatgcatgcagctaatgatatgtgcaatttatatagtctttttagcctcttattacacgcatttctatgtcattttcattgctttgtattgcaaaattccccgaattggctactttggtttgttttgtctcgtttgcagaaatggaccttaaagtagtggaatcgtaccttgTTCAGTCCttttttttgcatgcattttaaggagatgAAGATTTAGAGCAGAATGTCGTACCTCGGGAAGCAAGAAGGAGGTCTTTGGAAGCAAATAAAATATTGTTCGAGCTGTTTTCAGTggcaagtcactcgatcgaggtcttctgtgatcgatcgagtggttttggcagagctaggagttcgatcgagtccctgctgtatgacagggctgtcgtatacctatcaaaaataacgaactaaactaactatatagctagggaagtcgggtcgatctcctcagggaggcaagatatatttaagagtccgtctatttgatCACAAATGGAGGGtttgtaattggttttctaaactaaaaggtttaaaggaagagaagcaaggaaagaaaatgagaataaactatcaataaagaggggacatgtcaggatttcggttaactacggtagtccagtgactcaactgtaaacaacttagataaattactacgagacggatatggaaaggtccttccggtccactttctaccccagattcccactaacttaacttccgtcctcgtcagggtagtctactattcatagcaggcctatttagtcgaatcttccgatccaggattaaattaaccagattaagagggtgactcagaagcgtgcactcaactcagtcggtaaatacagttatattgctatggggaaagagtctcacaattaattcatctaacctatttactatatcgtcgcatttctaccgtagatcccctaatcctaacatgaaacaaattagctactcatgctattaatattgtcaaaactaataacaaagaaTAAACCAACATTAAACATAAAGaaacaataattaaattgcataaaagatattagggaagaaaattaaaggaacaaaacaagtaattaagatgaataaaatgaaagattaagaataaaagagagtaagggattacaatcgcaataatccggcgtaaagaacaactaaatccgagcgagaaaatccgaaagcaaaagttacagtgaaaaaGAGAAAGCAACGTAGTGTTTACAGTGAAAGATGAATGATAAGATAAAAACTgaatgctaatgacctagttattatgcatttaaattgaaaaattactaagtccataagctaaaaacaagttcacggactaattaaagcccatgaaagacAAACCCACTCGATTGAGCAGTCTGAAACAGcacgatcgagtacttctccaagtaatctactcgatcgagtagaattgttactcgatcgagtaactcctaattccagCTCTATTGGATCAAGTaatatactactcgatcgaccatttccagccatagaaaccactcgatcaaccaataaaatagctcgatcgagtattcttcctccgaAACAactcaaactcgtgaccgactgctccgtagaccgttccttcacgcatcccaatgcaagatctcactctgaaaaatcccgtctcttcaaaatgcatgtaaaaagggacgaaaatggtacgattccactacttttacgttcattcctacaaaacggacaaaacgaaccaaagtagccaattcagggcaaaatgcaatataaacagtacgaaagtacatagaaatacgtgctaaaataggctaaaaagactatacaaaatgcacgtatcactgtactcgatcgaagagGGTTGTTTTGGAAGCTTTCGATCAAAGGCCAAGTTTGTTTGATCGAAGTGAATGgttgaagaatcactcgatcgagaggaattaaatgcctcgatcgagtgactagcttatttacacgggatttttattccgtgttTAGTTTTATTTTAGGTAATAATcccttccctatataagggaagacgtcattaggttaattatCACATCTTATCATACTTACTCTACACTTAATTACTCTTCTAATTACTGCTGGAACTTGTTCTCTGCCTCTTTATTTTTCCGGATCTAAGCTTTGTAATCTCTCCTTTCTCTTTAATATCAATTTAATCCTTTGTttgctcttaattattgttctctTGTTCTATTGTCTTTGTTGATTAGTTTATGCTTCTTCctttttattcatttatcatgtcTCTTATTAGCATATTCAGTTTTCTTATCATTGGTAATatcaatagcatgagtagctaaactcctttatgttaggattaggggagccatggtagtaaagtgacgatgttgtgaataggctagTCGATTCATTGTGAGAACTGTCTTATAGTAATATAACTGTAAtaagtttagttgagtgcacgcttctaaaccctttaatttggttaaactcAATCCTAGATCAGAAGATTGGGATGAAcatacctgttatgaacagtagactaccctaatgaagacggaagttaagttagttgtaatctagggtggatagcggaccggaaggacctttcccttgcccttctcacactAGATCGTCTGAACTGTTTACGACTgagttagtgaactgccatggtgaaccgaaatccttgCATATCTCTCTCTATCTGATCACATATCTTGCTTTttcttgctttactgctctttcctttGTCTCTCTTGCCTTAAAACCTTATTAGTTTAGACATCATTTAAAACCCCCATTTATTACTAGACATACGTAATTAGTAGATAGATacattagcctccctgtggagatcgactgtactccgctgacttctgttagttgttctagctatttatttttgatactaaaatgatggtatcaaattttggcgccgttgccggggaggaaaTTAGCCTATTTATCTGTCTTATTTTCGTTTGTCTCAGTCTCAGagtttaattccttgagacagttcttatttattttctccagtgctgtttatgcccaggtctaacaggtcggagttagtgccagctgatcctgaaccagagcgGACCTTTCTCTATAGACAAAGACTGTTGagaaagattcaaaaggaagccttgagtacttttgaacccgagctagaacatttcttatttgcagaagacctgtcttttgaagaagacaaatCTATTTCTGCCGTTAGTCGTGTGaaaatgcctaatatcgcgagtcatTCGGGGCCTACAACTGCTTaaattcctaaaggtttcaataCTGCAACCGAGGATGGGAACACATTTGATATTCGGCCTTCTTACATCAACCTGGTCGAAAGAAATTTATTTCGCGGAGTAGTTGGAGAGGATCcgcggaagcatatggaggtaTTCACGGACTATTGTTCTACCATTCCTGCCACTTGACccaggacaagattaaggaagttttatttcctttctctctaACTGATGGAGCCAGAGACTGGCTGACTGACCTTGATAGAGCTGTAGCAGAAATAACAAATTGGGAGACCTTGGCTCTCGCTTTCtacaaaaggtactttcctccacaaataactaatcagctgagaggaaaaatCACGAGTTTCAAGCAAACTCCGGATGAAAACTAGTATGAAGCGTGGAACCGGTTCAAGAAAATGGTACGGTCTGTCCCATATCACGGTTTCGAGCCGTGGTACCTATGCAACCacttttataatgggttgtatgatgatcatcgtgttattttggatgctgcatAAAATGATCGATTTCAGAAGAACATAGATTATAACAAAGGATGGGGAATcatagaggagatggctacccattgtgctgagtatgggaacccaaGAAGAGGAATAAGAACAGTTTCTTCTGTTGatagtgcagttgtggctcagctggaagccatgaatgcccgttttgacAAATTGGAGTTGCAGAATGCTggagatcaacagacggttcacttgttgagtagataagaaaCCGTTTCGTGTGAGAGGTGTGGAAGCAATGATGGTCACACTGAtgttgactgtctaactgagaaggagcaggtgcttgcctttcaacaatataggcaagggggctcctattacaacaatcaGAGTGGGGTCCATCCTAATTTGAGATGTACTAGTCAGAATgttttgaatcctacacctccaccgcagtAGCAACAACCTTACATTCCACCTCATAAAACTCAATAAgactttcaaaagcctccatccattccaccgccgcaacaaggtgcttCT is a genomic window containing:
- the LOC141628405 gene encoding uncharacterized protein LOC141628405, which encodes MRTDRSWMHLPRRLPEYENGVIEFLNASFSKVVVGGQIRCPCKRCKNRYWLRRDEVFDHLKAFGFVENYDEWIFHGEEPLQTQPFIEKLDEGVSFMDNTDELLNDTFRNGFEGSTGVEDGLNDEAIKFYKLVEDGKQELYPGCKRFSKLSFLIRLLLFKTLHGISNVAFNDLLELLKEMVPEAKIPLNYTESRNIVKDLGLHYIKIYACPNDCMLFWKENEQADECLECHTSKWKPCEENQSQKKTRKIPAKVLWYFPLKPRLQRVYMCSKTAEFMTWHADERPKDGYLRHPADGLAWQKFDSLYPSFASEPRNVRLGLASDGFNPFRTMSVAHSTWPVVLINYNLPPWMFMKPEYFMLSLLIPGPEGPGNNIDVYL